A window of the Nitrosococcus wardiae genome harbors these coding sequences:
- a CDS encoding phosphoglycolate phosphatase gives MLKKPEMVLIDVDGTLVDSVPDLAFCTDTMMRQLGLPPRGETKVRQWVGNGVERLIKRALLDNLEGEPEEALYQKAKPIFLALYQENTSKRSCLYPGVSEGLIWLKSQGYRLGSVTNKAAQFTYPLLRDLGIIDHFEIIVSGDTLPEKKPHPAPLLHAASFFGIAPEKALMIGDSISDVKAARAAGFQIVCLSYGYNHGVDIADSHPDGVIDSLIEIKSLLSEAA, from the coding sequence ATGTTGAAAAAACCAGAGATGGTGCTTATCGATGTGGATGGTACTTTGGTGGACAGCGTGCCTGATCTCGCCTTCTGCACCGATACCATGATGAGGCAGCTAGGCCTGCCTCCCCGGGGTGAAACCAAAGTTCGACAGTGGGTAGGGAACGGCGTAGAGCGGCTGATTAAACGGGCCCTACTCGATAACTTAGAAGGGGAGCCGGAGGAGGCTTTATATCAAAAGGCTAAACCTATTTTTCTAGCCCTCTACCAGGAAAACACAAGCAAGCGCAGCTGCCTATATCCTGGGGTAAGCGAGGGATTAATCTGGCTAAAATCTCAAGGATATCGCTTAGGCAGCGTCACTAATAAAGCAGCCCAATTTACCTATCCTCTGCTTAGAGATCTAGGAATAATTGACCATTTTGAGATAATTGTAAGCGGCGACACATTGCCAGAGAAAAAACCCCATCCTGCACCGTTACTCCATGCCGCTAGTTTTTTCGGCATTGCCCCTGAGAAGGCGCTCATGATTGGGGATTCCATCAGCGATGTGAAAGCAGCAAGGGCAGCCGGTTTCCAGATCGTCTGCCTAAGCTATGGTTATAATCATGGCGTAGATATCGCTGACAGCCATCCGGATGGTGTCATCGATTCCTTAATTGAAATCAAAAGCCTATTAAGCGAGGCGGCCTAG